A single genomic interval of Adhaeribacter pallidiroseus harbors:
- a CDS encoding T9SS type A sorting domain-containing protein, with product MVADVTELNVVTSRSKGERQVEFKLVNKGIGSTGEVALNLPKVNWLRSVTPERIASLATGDTATVILKFLALEEVPFSFPINGSIGVATKNGNSFSLPFTFEKKSETAGKVKITVTNQFTYYSEGAPKVKDAKVQIKNYFTGQVYAEGFTDAAGNFAAGNIPEGKHRIIVEKEKHLSYNSTITIDPGETTEASIFLNYQAITFSWNVVPTAVEDQYDITLEAQFETHVPIPVVTIDMPKTMPQLSGNETYAFNVTLTNHGLITAEDVALNLPKNDPEYEFVTNYEPAALLAQQSIQVPVTMRRRNGSAASVASGGQTVAAISQLLGMDPSQYSAMASQSLSCQDITYVVYWYKCNIVTGLWEENGVMFTFDGRVCTGSPGGGGGGILIGGGGFGGGGGFPNCAICPDPSIWDGDKNWTNPFKTEKKSCVQCINDVIGAAAGCASGGASGYIGAASCSFGNGLDGGSIGQAYLNCLPWPVPPPISCIVGVITAINTCANTEVAGASLASKSAILGNYFNTGNSIIPQASEPELGAVFKQIANNLQVVTDAYQARESWAKEYFGDIIKSNAYEDLAPKLEVYIVNLDSIPKATQLSILNSMKGYEINEVALKAFFNRWHTSLNARNLGVLEPNTQYPNIINWKKIKTYSDTIIAQIKKATNLGYASINEMYEKENAALNEILDNQQQAVCASVKVQINQRLTMTREAFEGTLDIFNGHPTDKMDSLSVVIQIRDAKGVPSNGLFEIQTKDLKNLSDITGTGKIAAQQNSLVKFLFIPELGAAPTEPKEYNFGGYVRYWDPYAQAMVTLPLASVPLTINPSPNLMLHYFMERNILGDDALTSPEIEPTVPAELAVMVENQGYGPAVNMTIASAQPKIVENEKGLAIEFKIIGSNFQGKPKELGVTDINFGTIPGRQTRIGQWYFTSTLLGKFVSYESKVVHANSFGNPELSLVKGAKLHELTRSIRAYGAKEDSINDFLANDIFDVHDEPDVIYFSQGQRTEKVYPAKSGKFSTSVAAPTFTNTFTVTASKVGWNFVKVDDPGNNQYDVVSVTRSDGQVIPITNAWLTFVTLPVSRPPVYENKFHFVDKLASLQPVTYTVVWKPRNRDVPKIVRIEGAPQEVATTQVKKLKVVFDKSINPATFTYEDLRLTLQGGPDIINKSVVVKPLNATTFEIDLSKVTTGNGFYNLTVQAAQVQDIFGINGKTGVQATWPQFLDVPIVQEFRGLPENRVAQTYDTLQVFFNLPINVSTVTPDRFIITRNKVVQPGKVIIDSVRADNKLFYLSGLKNILTQSGVYDFTVDLPQIKSVGNKAGSLKQTIALTVDKTGPVNVSLTKSNTGGLDAQHYPFINIQFKEAVEGFNTASVQLTRNGEILPLAITQLLHLDSTAWVAGNFGMLTYPEGQYIFKINLSGIKDAAGNAGTGSKQVSWTVDRSAGISVTKLAITPDLGFSNTDGITSGDSLLVSFNLSAKASQITISQIDLSGQMVLKHVYKVAAGAVSIPVILQSSGNTGLKITATAEKGGVATAEKRFFVDQVPLTAEWQLKPAPSLKRQLDTVQIAFSAKLLSTQEFRNAIQLKRNGVSVSIKNLNFKAINDTLYRISGIRSTSSLAGDYQLLFQTQNLKKYGSGRRGEKTLSVDWTVQSSNRAPVAIAGNDTTIAAAGTVVLNGAASKDPDQDKITYRWIAPAGITLSDSLTAKPSFVVSSANQGKTYAFLLIVSDGALFTTDVVQVRINFGWNFRFGGSGSDQLTDVIRTSDGGYLAGGYSDSGVSGDKSEASRGGVDYWIVKTDKDGAMLWNKRYGGTSQDYLNSIIATKDGGYLLGGSSASSVNGDRTATNRGNLDYWVVKVDKLGNKQWDKAFGGSGADELKKIIQISTGEFLLGGYSNSPVSGDKSQPSQGGTDYWLVKISSTGTKVWDKRYGGSLDEKLGSFTPTTDGGFFLGGSSVSNTSGDKSQPSRGGSDYWGVKVDKTGNLLWDKTFGGSGQDEVYSVRPSNGTNLYLAGTSTSGKNGDKSQASRGGKDYWLVKLDDKGTKIWDSGFGGSKDDELQASTYTTEGQYILAGHSVSQESGDKTQPSQGGSDYWMVQVDQDGQKVVDQRYGGSGTEELRTVFQTNDNGLLLGGRSSSGVGGDKTQPSQGGLDYWLVKVEAMVKRNTSRVATTVSPARNIVLPDSQEDKPELKNLVLFEVKPNPFANKVTISILVPASQLINLKIYDPQGQELTTLYQGKVEGGKRYALDWQPNEQFSTGLYILRLYTAGKTYQQKVIFAK from the coding sequence GTGGTAGCCGATGTTACCGAATTAAACGTGGTAACTTCGAGAAGTAAAGGCGAGCGTCAGGTAGAATTTAAACTGGTAAACAAAGGAATTGGAAGTACCGGCGAAGTAGCCCTTAACTTGCCTAAAGTAAACTGGCTGCGGAGCGTTACGCCGGAGCGTATAGCCTCGCTGGCTACCGGTGACACGGCTACCGTAATTTTAAAATTTTTAGCCCTGGAGGAGGTGCCCTTTAGCTTTCCGATAAACGGCAGCATTGGCGTGGCTACTAAAAATGGTAATTCCTTTAGTCTTCCGTTTACTTTCGAGAAAAAATCAGAAACGGCAGGTAAAGTAAAAATTACGGTTACCAACCAGTTTACCTATTATTCCGAAGGGGCTCCCAAAGTAAAAGATGCCAAAGTCCAAATTAAGAACTACTTCACGGGCCAGGTTTACGCTGAAGGCTTCACCGATGCGGCGGGTAACTTTGCGGCCGGCAACATTCCGGAAGGTAAGCACCGGATTATCGTGGAGAAAGAAAAACATTTATCTTATAATAGCACGATCACCATTGATCCGGGAGAAACAACAGAAGCAAGCATTTTTTTAAATTATCAAGCCATTACCTTTAGCTGGAACGTAGTACCTACTGCCGTAGAAGATCAGTATGATATTACGTTAGAGGCGCAATTCGAAACGCACGTGCCCATACCGGTAGTAACTATTGATATGCCGAAAACCATGCCGCAGCTTTCGGGCAACGAGACATATGCTTTCAATGTAACCTTAACTAACCATGGTTTGATTACGGCGGAAGATGTAGCCTTAAACTTACCCAAAAATGATCCGGAGTACGAGTTTGTAACTAATTACGAACCGGCTGCCTTATTGGCCCAACAAAGCATTCAAGTACCGGTAACCATGCGCCGACGGAACGGTTCGGCAGCATCTGTCGCGTCAGGGGGGCAAACCGTGGCGGCGATTTCTCAGCTACTCGGGATGGATCCCTCCCAGTATAGTGCCATGGCAAGTCAAAGTTTGTCCTGCCAAGACATAACTTATGTTGTCTATTGGTATAAATGTAACATAGTTACGGGGTTATGGGAGGAAAATGGGGTTATGTTCACATTTGATGGCCGGGTTTGCACAGGTAGTCCTGGTGGAGGTGGGGGCGGTATTCTCATTGGCGGTGGTGGATTTGGCGGGGGCGGTGGTTTTCCCAATTGTGCAATATGTCCTGATCCAAGCATATGGGATGGTGACAAAAACTGGACTAATCCATTTAAAACTGAGAAAAAGAGTTGTGTACAATGCATAAATGATGTAATTGGAGCTGCTGCCGGCTGTGCAAGTGGCGGTGCAAGTGGATACATTGGGGCTGCATCGTGTAGTTTTGGCAATGGATTGGACGGAGGCAGTATTGGGCAAGCATATCTTAATTGCTTGCCTTGGCCTGTTCCGCCTCCAATTAGTTGTATTGTGGGCGTTATCACGGCCATCAACACCTGTGCAAATACAGAGGTTGCCGGCGCAAGTCTTGCTTCAAAAAGTGCGATTTTAGGTAATTATTTTAATACGGGCAATAGTATCATTCCACAGGCCTCCGAACCAGAATTAGGTGCAGTATTTAAACAAATTGCAAATAACTTACAAGTAGTTACAGACGCATACCAAGCTCGTGAAAGTTGGGCTAAAGAATACTTTGGTGATATAATAAAAAGTAATGCTTATGAAGATTTAGCTCCTAAGCTTGAAGTTTATATTGTTAATTTAGATTCTATTCCCAAAGCAACCCAACTTTCTATTCTTAATTCTATGAAAGGATATGAGATTAATGAAGTTGCTTTAAAGGCTTTTTTTAACCGGTGGCATACATCCCTTAACGCGCGAAATCTCGGTGTATTAGAACCTAATACTCAGTATCCGAATATTATTAATTGGAAGAAAATAAAAACTTATTCCGATACTATTATAGCGCAAATAAAAAAAGCAACAAACCTAGGTTATGCCTCTATTAATGAAATGTATGAGAAAGAAAATGCAGCTTTAAACGAAATCCTGGACAACCAGCAACAAGCCGTTTGCGCCTCGGTAAAAGTACAAATCAATCAACGGCTTACCATGACACGGGAAGCTTTCGAAGGCACCTTGGACATTTTTAACGGGCATCCTACCGATAAAATGGATTCCTTGAGCGTCGTTATTCAGATTAGGGATGCCAAAGGCGTACCCAGCAATGGCTTATTCGAGATCCAAACCAAAGATTTAAAAAATCTCTCGGACATTACCGGCACGGGCAAAATTGCTGCGCAACAAAACAGCCTTGTCAAATTCCTGTTCATTCCCGAGCTTGGTGCGGCCCCTACGGAGCCGAAGGAGTATAATTTTGGCGGCTACGTGCGTTATTGGGACCCTTACGCGCAAGCCATGGTGACGTTGCCGCTAGCCAGTGTGCCGCTGACCATAAACCCCAGCCCGAACCTGATGCTGCATTACTTTATGGAGCGCAACATTCTGGGGGATGATGCCCTGACCAGTCCCGAAATAGAACCCACGGTTCCGGCGGAACTAGCCGTGATGGTCGAGAATCAAGGTTATGGTCCGGCCGTGAACATGACCATCGCTTCGGCCCAGCCCAAAATTGTAGAAAACGAGAAAGGTTTGGCCATTGAATTTAAAATTATTGGCTCTAACTTCCAGGGGAAACCTAAAGAATTAGGAGTTACTGATATCAACTTCGGCACCATTCCGGGCCGGCAAACCCGCATTGGGCAATGGTACTTTACTTCTACGCTGCTGGGTAAATTTGTAAGCTACGAATCCAAAGTAGTGCACGCCAACAGCTTCGGCAACCCGGAATTAAGTTTGGTGAAAGGCGCAAAACTCCACGAACTCACCCGGAGCATCCGGGCCTACGGCGCGAAAGAAGACAGCATCAACGATTTTCTGGCCAACGATATTTTTGATGTACACGATGAGCCGGATGTGATCTACTTCTCGCAAGGGCAACGCACCGAAAAAGTTTATCCGGCCAAATCAGGCAAGTTTTCGACTTCCGTAGCGGCACCTACCTTTACGAATACCTTTACCGTTACAGCTTCTAAAGTGGGCTGGAATTTCGTTAAGGTCGATGATCCGGGTAATAATCAATACGATGTGGTAAGCGTTACCCGCAGCGATGGCCAGGTAATTCCGATTACTAATGCGTGGCTCACTTTTGTTACGTTGCCGGTAAGCCGGCCACCGGTTTACGAAAACAAATTCCATTTTGTAGATAAGCTTGCTTCGCTGCAACCCGTAACGTATACCGTGGTTTGGAAACCCCGGAACCGGGACGTGCCCAAAATCGTGCGCATAGAAGGCGCGCCCCAGGAAGTTGCGACTACTCAGGTTAAAAAACTGAAAGTAGTATTCGATAAAAGCATCAATCCGGCCACCTTTACCTACGAAGACCTGCGGCTTACCTTGCAGGGCGGTCCGGATATTATAAATAAATCGGTGGTGGTAAAACCGCTGAATGCTACTACGTTTGAGATCGATTTATCGAAAGTAACTACCGGCAACGGTTTTTATAACCTAACCGTGCAGGCGGCACAGGTGCAGGATATCTTCGGTATTAATGGTAAAACGGGAGTACAAGCAACCTGGCCCCAGTTTTTAGATGTACCCATTGTGCAGGAGTTCCGGGGTTTACCGGAAAACCGGGTGGCCCAGACCTACGATACCCTGCAGGTTTTCTTTAATTTGCCCATTAATGTTTCTACCGTAACGCCGGATCGGTTTATTATTACCCGGAACAAGGTGGTGCAGCCGGGCAAAGTAATAATCGATTCCGTACGAGCCGACAACAAGCTGTTCTATCTGTCTGGTTTGAAAAATATTCTGACGCAGAGTGGGGTGTATGATTTTACCGTGGACTTGCCGCAAATTAAGTCGGTGGGCAATAAAGCGGGTTCCCTAAAACAAACCATTGCGCTGACAGTAGATAAAACCGGACCGGTAAACGTAAGCCTAACAAAGTCCAATACCGGAGGATTAGATGCCCAGCATTATCCTTTTATCAATATCCAATTTAAAGAAGCAGTAGAGGGCTTTAATACGGCATCGGTACAACTTACCCGGAACGGCGAAATCTTGCCGCTGGCCATCACGCAATTGCTGCACCTGGATTCCACCGCCTGGGTAGCGGGTAACTTTGGCATGCTGACCTACCCGGAAGGCCAATATATTTTTAAAATAAATCTGAGCGGTATAAAAGATGCGGCGGGTAATGCGGGTACCGGTTCCAAGCAGGTTTCCTGGACCGTGGATCGATCCGCGGGCATTTCGGTGACCAAACTCGCCATTACGCCGGATTTAGGGTTTTCCAATACCGATGGCATTACCTCGGGCGATTCTTTGCTCGTTTCCTTTAACCTAAGTGCCAAAGCTTCGCAAATAACCATTTCGCAAATAGATTTAAGCGGGCAAATGGTGTTAAAGCATGTTTATAAAGTTGCGGCGGGAGCAGTTTCTATTCCGGTAATTCTGCAATCAAGCGGCAACACGGGTTTAAAAATTACGGCAACTGCTGAAAAGGGCGGCGTTGCCACTGCCGAGAAACGCTTCTTTGTGGATCAGGTGCCCCTAACGGCGGAGTGGCAGTTAAAGCCGGCGCCATCCTTGAAACGACAGTTAGATACGGTACAAATTGCCTTCAGTGCCAAACTACTCTCGACGCAAGAATTCCGGAATGCCATTCAATTAAAGCGAAACGGAGTATCGGTATCCATTAAAAATTTAAATTTTAAAGCAATAAACGATACGCTGTACCGAATATCCGGTATCCGGAGTACCAGCAGCCTGGCGGGTGATTATCAATTGCTCTTTCAAACCCAAAATTTAAAAAAATACGGCAGTGGTCGAAGGGGCGAAAAAACTTTATCCGTAGACTGGACGGTGCAATCCTCAAACCGAGCTCCGGTGGCGATTGCGGGCAACGACACGACTATTGCGGCGGCTGGCACGGTGGTTTTAAACGGTGCGGCTTCGAAAGATCCGGATCAGGATAAAATTACTTACCGTTGGATTGCGCCGGCTGGTATTACTTTAAGCGATTCTTTAACAGCTAAACCTTCGTTTGTAGTGTCGTCGGCTAACCAGGGTAAAACGTATGCTTTCCTGTTAATTGTGAGCGATGGCGCTTTATTTACGACCGATGTGGTGCAGGTACGCATTAATTTTGGCTGGAATTTCCGGTTTGGCGGTTCGGGCTCTGACCAGTTAACCGATGTAATCCGGACGAGTGATGGCGGTTACCTGGCCGGCGGCTATTCCGATTCCGGTGTAAGCGGCGATAAAAGCGAAGCAAGTCGCGGTGGCGTGGACTACTGGATTGTGAAAACCGATAAAGACGGGGCCATGCTCTGGAACAAACGCTACGGCGGTACATCCCAGGATTACCTGAACAGTATTATTGCTACTAAAGACGGCGGTTATTTGCTCGGCGGCAGTTCTGCCTCTAGTGTCAACGGCGACCGAACCGCCACTAACCGGGGAAATCTGGATTACTGGGTGGTGAAAGTAGATAAGCTGGGTAACAAACAATGGGACAAAGCTTTTGGCGGGAGCGGCGCCGATGAACTGAAAAAAATTATTCAGATTTCTACCGGGGAGTTCCTGCTGGGTGGTTACAGTAACTCCCCGGTGAGCGGCGACAAGAGCCAGCCGAGCCAGGGGGGCACCGATTACTGGCTGGTAAAAATCAGCAGCACCGGCACCAAAGTCTGGGATAAACGTTACGGCGGTAGTTTAGACGAAAAGCTGGGCAGCTTTACCCCCACCACCGATGGCGGCTTCTTCCTGGGCGGCAGTTCGGTATCCAACACCAGCGGCGATAAGAGTCAACCGAGCCGCGGCGGCAGCGATTATTGGGGCGTAAAAGTAGATAAAACCGGCAACTTACTGTGGGATAAAACCTTTGGCGGCAGTGGCCAGGATGAGGTGTATTCCGTACGGCCCAGCAACGGCACAAACCTGTACTTAGCCGGTACCAGCACTTCCGGTAAAAACGGCGACAAGAGCCAGGCGAGCCGGGGCGGTAAAGATTACTGGCTGGTAAAGCTAGACGATAAAGGTACTAAAATATGGGACAGCGGCTTTGGGGGCAGCAAAGACGATGAGCTACAGGCCAGCACCTACACCACCGAGGGACAATACATTCTGGCGGGCCATTCTGTATCTCAGGAGAGTGGCGATAAAACCCAACCGAGCCAGGGCGGTAGTGATTACTGGATGGTGCAAGTAGACCAGGACGGCCAGAAAGTAGTAGATCAGCGTTACGGCGGCAGTGGCACCGAAGAACTAAGAACGGTTTTCCAAACCAACGACAACGGATTACTATTAGGCGGTCGGTCCAGTTCCGGAGTAGGCGGCGATAAAACCCAACCGAGTCAAGGTGGTTTGGATTATTGGTTAGTGAAAGTAGAAGCCATGGTAAAAAGAAATACCAGCCGGGTAGCTACTACCGTTTCACCCGCCAGGAACATCGTGTTACCGGATAGTCAAGAAGATAAACCGGAACTTAAAAATCTGGTATTGTTCGAGGTTAAGCCAAATCCATTCGCGAACAAAGTAACTATTAGTATCCTGGTGCCAGCAAGTCAGCTTATCAATTTAAAAATTTATGATCCGCAAGGTCAGGAATTAACTACTTTATACCAAGGTAAAGTAGAAGGAGGCAAACGATATGCCTTAGATTGGCAACCCAATGAGCAGTTTTCTACCGGTTTGTACATTCTCAGATTATATACTGCAGGAAAAACGTATCAGCAGAAAGTAATCTTTGCTAAGTAA